A segment of the Alphaproteobacteria bacterium genome:
CTCATAGCCTTCAGGTTTTAAGTTGAAGAGCGGTGAAAATCCTAGTGTTTTATAAAACTGATATGTCTTCAAGTAATTTTCATCTGCTTCTTGAGGTGATAAGGTCTCCACAGAAATTGTTTTGGCACCCCTCTCTTTTGCATAGATGAAAGCTTTACTCAATAAAATTTTACCTATGCTTTGACGGTGGTATTGCTTAAAAATTCCCATCCAATAGATATTGGCATTTTCAGGATAAGGAAAATCTATCGACATAAGGCCTATATAGTCATTACCTACTTTTGCTGCAAAATTTATTCCAGTACCAACGCCAATAGCGTAATGTTTATTGACTTCAGGCAAGCCAAAATATTCAGGTAAATCAGCAGTAATTTTACGACAGAGCTTTGAGGCCAAGTTTGAAGAAATGATGTCAACCGTAATTATGTTCATGACTTTTTCCTCACAGATGGAATTTTTTTACATCCTATCACTCAAATCCACTCTCGCTTAATAAAAAAAAAGGGGAATTCAATCTGATTCCCCCTTTTCTATCTTATTGGTCTAGAGGACTTAAGCTTCTGCACCTTTATCAGCTGCAGGTTTTGCTTTTGCCTTAGCAGGAGCTTTTGCTTTCGCTGGAGTCTTTTTTGCTTTTTCTGCAGCTGGCGCTTCTGGCATCTCATCAAATGATTTACCTTTAGCAGCAGGATCTCTGTCAACAAGCTCAATAAAAGCCATTGGCGCTGCATCACCATAACGGAAACCAGCTTTTAAAACACGGCAATATCCGCCATTACGTGATTGGTAACGACCACCTAAAACTGAAAACAATTTAGATACCGCTTCTTCATGACGCAAAATTGATAAAGCCTGGCGACGAGCATGCAATGTTCCGTCTTTTCCAAGAGTAATCAAACGGTCGATAATACGACGCATATCTTTTGCTTTTGGTAATGTTGTTTTAATTTGCTCATGCTGAATAAGTGCAATTGCCATATTTGAGAATAAAGCACGACGATGTGACTTTGTTCTATTTAATTTACGACCTGAAAGACTATGTCTCATTTTTAACTCCTTTATCAATTTCTTTCGCGTGCGAAAGGGATTTTGTTGAAGATATCTTGGTAAATTTTAGAAAACTTATTTAGATAATCCTACTTCTTAGTATCAGAAATTTCTTTCTTTGCTACTTAGCGGACCATCAAAGTGAGTTCACTTAAGCTTACACAACAACATCTTTTCGACGATTGTCGGGTTTCTCATCTAATCACATCTTTTCAACTTTGTTGAGATGAA
Coding sequences within it:
- the rplQ gene encoding 50S ribosomal protein L17, whose translation is MRHSLSGRKLNRTKSHRRALFSNMAIALIQHEQIKTTLPKAKDMRRIIDRLITLGKDGTLHARRQALSILRHEEAVSKLFSVLGGRYQSRNGGYCRVLKAGFRYGDAAPMAFIELVDRDPAAKGKSFDEMPEAPAAEKAKKTPAKAKAPAKAKAKPAADKGAEA